The stretch of DNA ATAGTCATGGTGCCATTATCGCCCCCCGCGCCGCCTCGGGTGCCATCCCGATTTGGAAGAACCCGCCAGGCGGGCGCACAATAGTCGCATAGCCGGGTTCACAGAAAACCTGGGGGAGGAAACGACCATGCTTAAAGTCACAGAAATCCTGCGCGTCAAAGGCAACACCCTGTACACCGGCACGCCCGACATGCCGGTATCGGAGGCCATCCGCACCATGAGCGAGCGCGACATCGGCTCGATGGTCATCATGGAAAGCGGAACGCTGGTCGGTATGCTTACCTTCCGCGAAATCATCCGTCTGCTCCACAGCCAGCGCGAGGTCGGCGACACCACTGTGCGCGCCATCATGGACGACGCGCCGGTGAGCGTATCGCCCAATACCGACGCCGATGAACTGCGCCGCCTGATGCTGGAAAACCATGCCCGCTATATTCCCGTGATGGACGGTCCCGTCCTGATGGGCGTGATCTCTTTCTACGACGTGGCCCATGCTGTCGTGGCGGCGCAGGAATTCGAGAACAATATGCTCAAAGCCTATATACGCGACTGGCCAACCGACAGCGAGGAACAGGCGCGGGCCTGAAGCCGGCATCGCAATTGCCCGGCCTCATTCCGTCAAGGCCAGCGAGTACTGGCGGTATGCACTGTAAACCAGGCCGCACGCTCCGGTGAGCGCGGCCGGGATCAATATTGCGTGCTCCTGCATGCGCCCGAACAACAGCGCGCCAAAGGCGCTACCCAGCATGAAGGTCGTCGCCACCACAATGCACACGCGCAGGCGCAGCATGTCCACCGGCAGGCCCCGCAGTAAGTGCCCGAGGTAAATGCCCAGGTCGGTAAAGATCCCGGTCACATGCGTGGTTCGAATCAGCGCCCCGCTGTAGGCGCTGACCATGCCGTTCTGCAGGCCCATCGCGGCCGACGCCAGGTAGAGTCCCAGCGAGTCGGACGCATCCAGAAACGGCACGGCAGAGAAAAGCAGCAGCGACTCAAGCACCAGGGCGACGCCATAGCGCCTACCGAGCTTCAAAGTGCTTTGCTGGACGATCATGCCGCTGAGCATGGTGCCGAGCACGAATGCCCCGATGGCCAGCGCCCAGTGCAGTATCTCGCCGCCCTGTGCAGCGCCCAGCGCAATGCCCAGCAGACTGGTATTGCCGGTCATATTGCTGATGGACTCGTGGCGGAAACCGAGATAACCGACCGCATTGACCAAGCCGGCGATGAAGGCCAGCCCCCCTGTGCCAAACCAGGCCCAGCGTGGCAATTGGCGTAACCATGGCATGAATTCAAATCCTCCAGCGCAAGTCAGTATTGCTTCATAGTATCAAGTGATCGCCGCCCGATTCGCGCACGAGAAACGCCTGACGCAATTTCTGCCCGCCGCCTTGGCATCGTAGAGCGCCTCGTCGGCCATGCCGATGAGCGTCTGCGGGGTTACGCCGCTACCGCTGGCGCCAGCGACACCGATGCTGACCGTGACGAATTCGGTCGGGCCGCCGGAATGCTCGATCGCAAGATTCTCGATGCTTGCGCGGACCTGCTCGGCGATCGCGACCGCCTGCTCCAAGTCAGTCCCCTCGAGGATCGCG from Bordetella sp. FB-8 encodes:
- a CDS encoding CBS domain-containing protein, with protein sequence MLKVTEILRVKGNTLYTGTPDMPVSEAIRTMSERDIGSMVIMESGTLVGMLTFREIIRLLHSQREVGDTTVRAIMDDAPVSVSPNTDADELRRLMLENHARYIPVMDGPVLMGVISFYDVAHAVVAAQEFENNMLKAYIRDWPTDSEEQARA
- a CDS encoding YoaK family protein codes for the protein MPWLRQLPRWAWFGTGGLAFIAGLVNAVGYLGFRHESISNMTGNTSLLGIALGAAQGGEILHWALAIGAFVLGTMLSGMIVQQSTLKLGRRYGVALVLESLLLFSAVPFLDASDSLGLYLASAAMGLQNGMVSAYSGALIRTTHVTGIFTDLGIYLGHLLRGLPVDMLRLRVCIVVATTFMLGSAFGALLFGRMQEHAILIPAALTGACGLVYSAYRQYSLALTE